A region of Muntiacus reevesi chromosome 11, mMunRee1.1, whole genome shotgun sequence DNA encodes the following proteins:
- the MLNR gene encoding motilin receptor, giving the protein MGSPGNRSHASWGAGEPPWAALLPCDERRCSPFPLGTLVPVTAVCLGLFAVGVSGNVVTVLLIGHYRDMRTTTNLYLGSMAVSDLLILLGLPFDLYRLWRSRPWVFGQLLCRLSLYVGEGCTYATLLHMTALAVERYLAVCRPLRARVLVTRRRVRALIAALWAVALLSAGPFFFLVGVEQDPGHDALRDLNGTARPSPLPPPPFLGSSLTSPRSPPSGPEAAAAALFSRECRPSPARVGALRVMLWVTTAYFFLPFLCLSVLYGLIGRELWRSRGQLRGPTTSGREKGHRQTVRVLLVVVLAFIVCWLPFHVGRIIYINTKDSQMMYFSQYFNIVALQLFYLSASINPILYNLISKKYRAAAWKLLLARWSKQRGFCRSREAEGNSAGVRAGCTQNSANVQMSATSTAKPCALYHGSGT; this is encoded by the exons ATGGGCAGCCCCGGGAACCGTAGCCACGCTTCGTGGGGCGCCGGGGAGCCGCCGTGGGCCGCGCTGCTGCCGTGCGACGAGCGCCGCTGCTCGCCCTTCCCCCTGGGGACGCTGGTGCCCGTGACCGCCGTGTGCCTGGGGCTGTTCGCCGTCGGGGTGAGCGGCAACGTGGTGACGGTGCTGCTGATCGGGCACTACCGGGACATGCGGACCACCACCAACTTATACCTGGGCAGCATGGCCGTGTCCGACCTGCTCATCCTGCTCGGGCTCCCCTTCGACCTGTACCGCCTGTGGCGCTCGCGGCCCTGGGTGTTCGGGCAGCTCCTCTGCCGCCTCTCACTCTACGTGGGCGAGGGCTGCACCTACGCCACGCTGCTGCACATGACGGCGCTCGCCGTGGAGCGCTACCTGGCCGTCTGCCGCCCGCTCCGGGCGCGCGTCCTAGTCACCCGGCGCCGCGTCCGCGCGCTCATCGCCGCGCTCTGGGCCGTGGCGCTGCTCTCCGCCGGGCCCTTCTTCTTTCTGGTGGGCGTCGAGCAGGACCCCGGCCACGATGCGCTCCGGGACCTTAACGGCACCGCGCGGCCCTCCCCCTTGCCGCCGCCGCCCTTCCTGGGGTCCTCTCTGACTTCCCCGCGGTCCCCGCCGTCGGGGCCCGAAGCAGCCGCCGCCGCGCTGTTCAGCCGGGAGTGCCGGCCGAGCCCGGCGCGGGTGGGCGCGCTGCGCGTCATGCTGTGGGTCACCACCGCCTACTTCTTCCTGCCCTTCCTATGCCTCAGCGTCCTCTACGGGCTCATCGGGCGCGAGCTGTGGAGGAGCCGCGGGCAGCTGCGAGGCCCGACCACCTCCGGCCGGGAGAAGGGCCACCGGCAGACGGTCCGCGTCCTGC TGGTGGTGGTTCTGGCGTTTATAGTTTGCTGGTTGCCTTTCCACGTTGGCAGAATCATTTACATAAATACCAAAGATTCCCAGATGATGTACTTCTCTCAGTACTTTAACATCGTTGCTCTGCAACTTTTCTATCTGAGCGCCTCCATCAACCCCATCCTCTACAACCTCATTTCAAAGAAGTATAGAGCAGCGGCCTGGAAACTGCTGCTGGCCAGATGGTCCAAACAAAGAGGTTTCTGCAGAAGCAGGGAGGCCGAAGGGAACTCCGCCGGTGTCAGGGCTGGCTGCACGCAGAACAGCGCCAACGTGCAGATGTCAGCAACCAGCACTGCCAAACCCTGCGCCCTGTACCATGGCTCTGGGACTTAA